One window from the genome of Acuticoccus sp. I52.16.1 encodes:
- a CDS encoding transglutaminase family protein gives MRLSICHETDYRYDEAPNSVIELLRLTPASTANQTVRSWRIDVSGDAALRRSEDAFGNLVHTFSVLSPGENLTITATGTVDTEPTNGVVTGTPERLPVGVYLRNTPLTEPDDAIRDLAAAARAKSGGAPLDRAHAINTMVFESMTYETGRTTAATTASAALESGLGVCQDLTHILIAAARVDGLPARYVSGYQYVEGRPRAMHESHAWAEIHLPDLGWVSFDPTVGMCGTDHYVRLAVGLDTMSASPLRGAIYGGLGEVLDVTVTVDCVFGPSGRQRQTQSGPGGSQSQSMD, from the coding sequence ATGCGACTTTCGATCTGCCACGAGACCGACTACCGCTACGACGAGGCGCCGAACTCGGTCATCGAGTTGTTGCGCCTGACGCCGGCCTCGACCGCCAACCAGACGGTGCGGTCCTGGCGGATCGACGTTTCGGGTGACGCGGCGCTGCGCCGGTCGGAGGATGCCTTCGGCAACCTCGTCCACACCTTCTCGGTCCTGTCGCCGGGCGAGAACCTCACCATCACCGCCACCGGCACGGTCGACACCGAGCCGACCAACGGCGTCGTCACCGGCACGCCCGAGCGGCTCCCCGTCGGGGTCTACCTGCGCAACACCCCGCTCACCGAGCCGGACGACGCGATCCGCGACCTCGCCGCGGCCGCGCGGGCCAAGTCCGGCGGCGCGCCGCTCGACCGGGCGCACGCGATCAACACCATGGTCTTCGAATCGATGACCTACGAGACCGGTCGCACCACCGCCGCGACCACCGCCTCGGCCGCGCTGGAATCCGGGCTCGGCGTGTGCCAGGACCTCACCCACATTCTCATCGCGGCCGCCCGTGTCGACGGCCTGCCCGCCCGCTACGTATCCGGCTACCAGTACGTCGAGGGCCGTCCGCGGGCGATGCACGAAAGCCACGCCTGGGCCGAGATCCACCTGCCCGATCTCGGCTGGGTCTCCTTCGACCCGACCGTCGGCATGTGCGGCACCGACCATTATGTCCGCCTCGCCGTCGGTCTCGACACGATGAGCGCGTCCCCGCTGCGCGGCGCGATCTACGGCGGTCTGGGCGAAGTCCTCGACGTCACGGTCACCGTCGACTGCGTGTTCGGGCCGAGCGGGCGGCAGCGCCAGACGCAGAGCGGACCCGGCGGGAGCCAGTCCCAGTCCATGGACTGA
- the nuoH gene encoding NADH-quinone oxidoreductase subunit NuoH, producing the protein MPDFWSTYVLTPLIIALQSVVMMVVLLIIIAYALLADRKIWAAVQLRRGPNVVGAFGLFQSFADLLKFALKEPVIPAGADRIVFLLAPLVTTALALTAWVVVPVADGWVIADLNVGILFVLAISSLGVYGVIMGGWASNSKYPFLGALRSSAQMISYEVSIGLVIITVLLCVGSLNLTAIVAAQETGLATMLGVPWLSILNWYWLPLLPMFVIFFISALAETNRPPFDLPEAESELVAGFMVEYGSTPYMMFMLGEYVSIGLMCALTTILFMGGWLPPLDVAPFTWIPGVIWFVLKCFAVFFMFAMVKAIVPRYRYDQLMRLGWKVFLPTSLGAVVVVALVLKITGWRG; encoded by the coding sequence ATGCCGGACTTTTGGAGCACCTACGTACTGACGCCGCTCATCATCGCGCTGCAGAGCGTGGTGATGATGGTGGTGCTGCTGATCATCATCGCCTACGCGCTGTTGGCCGACCGCAAGATCTGGGCGGCAGTCCAGCTGCGTCGCGGCCCCAACGTCGTCGGCGCCTTCGGCCTCTTCCAGTCCTTCGCCGACCTCTTGAAGTTCGCGCTGAAGGAACCGGTCATCCCGGCGGGCGCCGATCGCATCGTCTTCCTCCTCGCCCCGCTGGTGACGACGGCGCTGGCGCTGACGGCCTGGGTCGTGGTCCCGGTGGCCGACGGATGGGTCATCGCCGACCTCAACGTCGGCATCCTCTTCGTGCTGGCGATCTCCTCGCTCGGCGTCTACGGCGTCATCATGGGCGGCTGGGCGTCGAACTCGAAGTACCCCTTCCTGGGCGCGCTGCGCTCCTCGGCGCAGATGATCTCGTACGAGGTGTCGATCGGCCTCGTCATCATCACGGTCCTCCTGTGCGTCGGCTCGCTGAACCTCACGGCCATCGTCGCCGCGCAGGAGACCGGCCTCGCCACCATGCTCGGCGTGCCCTGGCTGTCGATCCTGAACTGGTACTGGCTGCCGCTGCTGCCGATGTTCGTGATCTTCTTCATCTCCGCCCTGGCGGAAACCAACCGTCCGCCGTTCGATCTGCCGGAGGCCGAGTCCGAGCTCGTCGCCGGCTTCATGGTCGAGTACGGCTCCACCCCGTACATGATGTTCATGCTGGGCGAGTACGTCTCGATCGGCCTCATGTGCGCGCTCACGACGATCCTCTTCATGGGCGGCTGGCTGCCCCCGCTCGACGTGGCGCCCTTCACCTGGATCCCGGGCGTCATCTGGTTCGTGCTGAAGTGCTTCGCGGTGTTCTTCATGTTCGCGATGGTGAAGGCGATCGTGCCGCGCTACCGGTACGACCAGCTCATGCGGCTCGGCTGGAAGGTCTTCCTTCCCACCTCGCTCGGTGCCGTGGTGGTCGTCGCGCTGGTCCTCAAAATCACGGGTTGGCGGGGGTGA
- a CDS encoding GFA family protein, which produces MKPLTGECPCGALSFSARVPAVWTVYCHCNECRYSAGAPVSLWVGFPSRSVDVSGPTLWRPGLSLDVTRGFCGLCGAAALYRDRSMLADETYLNGALAHDPLRLDPAGHAFWSERVSFYLCGDELPKWDTYSRARRDRLILI; this is translated from the coding sequence GTGAAGCCGCTCACGGGAGAGTGCCCCTGCGGTGCCCTCTCGTTCAGCGCTCGCGTTCCGGCTGTCTGGACCGTCTACTGCCACTGCAACGAATGTCGCTATAGCGCCGGCGCGCCGGTCTCGCTCTGGGTCGGGTTCCCGAGCCGGAGCGTCGACGTGTCCGGCCCGACGCTGTGGCGCCCCGGCCTCTCGCTCGACGTGACCCGCGGCTTCTGCGGTCTGTGCGGCGCGGCGGCCCTCTACCGCGACCGCTCGATGCTGGCGGACGAGACCTACCTCAACGGCGCGCTGGCACACGATCCCCTGCGCCTCGATCCGGCCGGCCACGCCTTCTGGAGCGAGCGCGTCTCGTTCTACCTGTGCGGCGACGAGCTGCCCAAATGGGACACTTATTCGCGCGCCCGGCGCGACCGGCTCATCCTTATTTGA
- a CDS encoding diguanylate cyclase: MIGAFQQLMLSASIYIVCAFVLGLVFDRFGGGPLRQAVSGTLIAVVVTALQIAPLEVGAFAIDVDTPLLLVSTLYGGPITAAVVLPAPMLVAIFSESPTLMADLLAIVAPVLVGLTVLAIWMALEWPIDKRAVCISAVLAPLTLLPSILLPAGEIDLESLSSIAFWTALGTLVFGLTLANETRRAKASRRRRKERLFHSLTGTVPRTAFRQHLEEQWSQYQRLGQEYTCLMIAIDGAAALRRSMSAQEWDRIRAVAAAAITEATRDSDVCTPIEEDRFALILPHANLFHSLPVARRVQDAIDAAIRRTRPDFALTVSIGCAEVSGTLAPGEVEADAEGQLYAATANDVPGTVFPPAQTVIDTTVRPAPAATVGEIAGPTAGTPRRADLHAVATA; this comes from the coding sequence ATGATCGGCGCGTTCCAGCAACTGATGCTGTCCGCCAGCATCTACATCGTTTGCGCCTTCGTGCTCGGTCTCGTCTTCGACCGGTTCGGCGGCGGCCCGTTGCGTCAGGCCGTCTCCGGCACGTTGATCGCCGTCGTGGTCACCGCGTTGCAGATCGCCCCGCTCGAGGTCGGCGCCTTCGCGATCGACGTCGACACGCCCCTCCTCCTCGTCTCCACGCTCTACGGCGGGCCGATCACCGCCGCCGTGGTGCTGCCCGCGCCGATGCTGGTCGCGATTTTCTCCGAAAGCCCCACATTGATGGCCGACCTTCTCGCCATCGTCGCGCCGGTCCTCGTCGGCCTGACGGTGCTCGCCATCTGGATGGCGCTCGAGTGGCCGATCGACAAGCGGGCCGTCTGCATCTCGGCGGTCCTGGCGCCGTTGACGCTCCTGCCCTCGATCCTGCTGCCGGCCGGTGAGATCGACCTCGAATCGCTCAGCTCGATCGCCTTCTGGACCGCTCTCGGCACGCTGGTCTTCGGCCTGACGCTCGCCAACGAGACCCGCCGCGCCAAAGCCTCCCGCCGACGCCGCAAGGAGCGCCTCTTCCACTCGCTCACCGGCACCGTGCCGCGTACCGCCTTCCGCCAGCACTTGGAAGAGCAGTGGAGCCAGTATCAGCGCCTCGGCCAGGAATATACCTGCCTGATGATCGCGATCGACGGTGCGGCGGCGCTGCGCCGGTCGATGTCGGCGCAGGAGTGGGACCGGATCCGCGCCGTCGCCGCCGCCGCGATCACCGAGGCGACGCGCGATTCGGACGTGTGCACCCCCATCGAGGAGGACCGCTTCGCGCTGATCCTGCCCCACGCCAACCTCTTCCACTCGCTCCCCGTCGCGCGGCGCGTGCAGGACGCGATCGACGCCGCGATCAGGCGCACCCGGCCGGACTTCGCCCTCACCGTCTCGATCGGTTGCGCCGAGGTGAGCGGAACGCTCGCTCCCGGCGAGGTCGAGGCCGATGCCGAGGGGCAGCTCTACGCCGCCACGGCCAACGACGTTCCCGGCACCGTCTTCCCCCCCGCGCAGACCGTGATCGACACCACGGTGCGCCCCGCTCCCGCCGCGACGGTCGGCGAGATCGCCGGCCCGACGGCCGGGACTCCCCGCCGAGCCGACCTGCACGCCGTCGCCACCGCCTGA
- a CDS encoding META domain-containing protein gives MKISHRPFAALAAVALMTAAMVGAPNAAPLNRSGSAPAAATTVEQVKDKGQHKPGRFDLQGSWRLVALDRETLPDWARKTATINFESDSRLAGQAVCNNFSARYARRGSEIIIQDIVSTKKYCERGASLEEQILNALRRVDSVAAGENDTIILSTRGTPRLRYRRY, from the coding sequence ATGAAAATTTCCCACCGCCCCTTCGCCGCCCTCGCGGCGGTCGCGCTGATGACGGCGGCGATGGTCGGAGCCCCGAACGCCGCGCCGCTGAACCGGAGCGGTTCGGCCCCCGCCGCCGCTACCACAGTCGAGCAGGTGAAGGACAAGGGGCAGCACAAGCCCGGCCGGTTCGACCTCCAGGGTTCGTGGCGCCTTGTCGCGCTCGACCGCGAGACGCTGCCCGACTGGGCGCGCAAGACCGCGACGATCAACTTCGAGAGCGACAGCCGCCTCGCCGGCCAGGCGGTGTGCAACAACTTCAGCGCCCGCTACGCGCGCCGCGGCTCGGAGATCATCATCCAGGATATCGTCAGCACGAAGAAATATTGCGAGCGCGGCGCCTCGCTGGAGGAGCAGATCCTCAACGCGCTGCGCCGGGTCGACAGCGTCGCGGCCGGCGAGAACGACACCATCATCCTCAGCACGCGCGGCACGCCTCGCCTGCGCTACCGCCGCTACTGA
- a CDS encoding peptidase, translating to MTYCVGLLLRKGLVMVGDTRTNAGVDNIATFRKLQIFEVPGERVVAISTAGNLAVTQAVVNHMLEGLPGPDGDVQTLYTIPSMFEMAQFAGRAVRTVRERDAEALSQDGSGFDCSLLVAGQIGERRLRLFMIYRAGNFLESTEDTPFLQIGEHKYGKPIIDRSVAFETPLDEALKIALISMDSTIRSNLAVGMPLDAMILPRDALACTVNVRITEHDPYFAHVRDSWSNALREAHLSIPDPPYGY from the coding sequence ATGACCTACTGTGTCGGCCTCCTCCTGCGCAAAGGCCTCGTGATGGTCGGCGACACCCGCACCAACGCCGGGGTCGACAATATCGCCACCTTCCGCAAGCTGCAGATCTTCGAGGTGCCGGGCGAGCGCGTCGTGGCGATCTCCACCGCCGGCAACCTCGCCGTCACCCAGGCGGTGGTGAACCACATGCTGGAGGGTCTGCCGGGACCGGACGGCGACGTGCAGACCCTCTACACCATCCCCTCCATGTTCGAGATGGCGCAGTTCGCCGGGCGCGCGGTGCGGACCGTGCGCGAGCGCGACGCCGAGGCCCTCTCCCAGGACGGCAGCGGGTTCGACTGCTCGCTCCTCGTCGCTGGCCAGATCGGCGAGCGGCGCCTGCGCCTCTTCATGATCTACCGCGCCGGCAACTTCCTAGAATCGACCGAGGACACGCCCTTCCTGCAGATCGGCGAGCACAAGTACGGCAAGCCCATCATCGACCGCTCGGTCGCGTTCGAGACCCCGCTCGACGAGGCGTTGAAGATCGCCCTCATCTCGATGGACTCGACGATCCGCTCCAACCTCGCCGTCGGCATGCCGCTCGACGCGATGATCCTGCCGCGCGATGCGCTGGCCTGCACGGTCAACGTGCGCATCACCGAGCACGACCCCTACTTCGCCCACGTGCGCGACTCCTGGTCGAACGCCCTGCGCGAGGCGCACCTGTCGATTCCGGACCCGCCCTACGGCTACTGA
- a CDS encoding integron: MRHAAILVGAAVTLAALAVAAVPVALAQAAMLSVRVGTVDEEIDSCPGLGRVTGLNPAGDNFLAVRAGPGTGYPIVDRLHTGDLLNLCERVADWEGVVYPPSGSSSDCGVDTPLPLQDYSGPCRSGWVFTRFVDVIAG, translated from the coding sequence GTGCGCCACGCCGCGATCCTCGTCGGCGCGGCGGTGACGCTGGCGGCGCTCGCCGTCGCCGCCGTCCCGGTGGCGCTCGCGCAGGCGGCGATGCTCAGTGTGCGGGTCGGCACGGTGGACGAGGAGATCGACTCCTGCCCCGGCCTCGGCCGCGTCACCGGGTTGAACCCCGCCGGCGACAATTTCCTCGCCGTGCGGGCCGGACCCGGCACGGGCTATCCGATCGTCGACCGGCTGCACACCGGCGACCTCCTCAACCTGTGCGAGAGAGTGGCCGACTGGGAAGGGGTGGTGTATCCTCCGTCCGGCAGCTCGTCGGATTGCGGCGTCGATACGCCTCTGCCGCTGCAGGATTATTCCGGACCATGTCGGTCGGGCTGGGTCTTCACCCGCTTCGTCGACGTGATCGCAGGGTGA
- a CDS encoding circularly permuted type 2 ATP-grasp protein, which yields MADFFDEMNGTGDTTRPAYEIIKSWLDGVTPEALKARSREAEMLFRRIGITFAVYGQQDAEERLIPFDLVPRVLTSAEWAAMSRGLEQRVKALNMFLADIYGAGEIIKAGVIPQELVYQNTYYRPEMVGVKVPHDIYTPVCGIDIVRVDADTFYVLEDNLRTPSGVSYMLENREVTMRIFPDLFSEHVIQPVEQYPNELLDTLQSIAPRTAMREPNVVILTPGQYNSAFYEHTFLADRLGVELVEGRDLFVRDDVVYMRTTEGAMRVDVIYRRLDDDFLDPLAFRPDSVLGVPGLLSAFRAGNVTVANAMGTGVADDKAVYTYVPEIIKFYLGEEPILKNVPTWRCREPEALKHVLDHLPELVVKTVSGSGGYGMLVGPAATKEQIEEFRAKLKADPDEFIAQPTLALSTCPTFVESGIAPRHVDLRPFVLFGSKGIKTVAGGLTRVALKEGSLVVNSSQGGGTKDTWVLA from the coding sequence ATGGCTGATTTCTTCGACGAGATGAACGGCACCGGCGACACCACGCGGCCGGCCTACGAGATCATCAAGTCCTGGCTCGACGGGGTCACGCCCGAGGCGCTCAAGGCGCGCTCGCGCGAGGCGGAGATGCTCTTCCGACGCATCGGCATCACCTTCGCCGTCTACGGCCAGCAGGACGCCGAGGAGCGGCTGATCCCCTTCGACCTGGTGCCGCGTGTGCTGACCTCGGCCGAGTGGGCCGCCATGTCGCGCGGGCTGGAGCAGCGCGTCAAAGCGCTGAACATGTTCCTGGCCGACATCTACGGCGCCGGCGAGATCATCAAGGCCGGCGTCATCCCGCAGGAGCTGGTCTACCAGAACACGTACTATCGGCCCGAAATGGTCGGCGTGAAGGTGCCGCACGACATCTACACCCCGGTGTGCGGAATCGACATCGTGCGCGTCGACGCCGACACCTTCTACGTTCTGGAAGACAACCTGCGCACGCCGTCGGGGGTCTCCTACATGCTGGAGAACCGGGAGGTGACGATGCGCATCTTCCCCGACCTCTTCTCCGAGCACGTCATCCAGCCGGTCGAGCAGTACCCCAACGAGCTGCTCGACACGCTGCAGTCGATCGCGCCGCGCACTGCGATGCGCGAGCCGAACGTGGTGATCCTGACGCCGGGCCAGTACAATTCGGCCTTCTACGAGCACACCTTCCTCGCCGACCGCCTCGGCGTGGAACTGGTCGAGGGGCGCGACCTCTTCGTGCGCGACGACGTCGTCTACATGCGCACCACCGAGGGCGCGATGCGCGTCGACGTGATCTACCGCCGCCTCGACGACGACTTCCTCGACCCCCTCGCCTTCCGTCCCGATTCGGTGCTGGGCGTGCCGGGTCTCCTGTCCGCCTTCCGCGCCGGCAACGTCACGGTCGCCAACGCGATGGGCACCGGCGTCGCCGACGACAAGGCAGTCTACACCTACGTTCCCGAGATCATTAAGTTCTATCTCGGCGAGGAGCCGATCCTGAAGAACGTGCCGACCTGGCGCTGCCGTGAGCCGGAGGCGCTGAAGCACGTTCTCGACCATCTGCCCGAGCTGGTGGTGAAGACGGTGTCGGGCTCGGGCGGCTACGGCATGCTCGTCGGCCCCGCCGCCACCAAGGAGCAGATCGAGGAGTTCCGCGCCAAGCTGAAGGCGGACCCGGACGAGTTCATCGCCCAGCCGACCCTCGCCCTGTCCACCTGCCCCACCTTCGTGGAAAGCGGCATCGCGCCGCGGCACGTGGACCTGCGCCCCTTCGTGCTGTTCGGATCCAAGGGCATCAAGACCGTCGCCGGCGGCCTGACGCGCGTCGCGCTGAAGGAGGGATCGCTGGTGGTCAACTCGTCGCAGGGCGGCGGCACCAAAGACACCTGGGTGCTGGCATGA
- a CDS encoding alpha-E domain-containing protein has translation MLLSRVANDLFWLARYAERAENTARILDVASRLSALPSTYGGTTNEWESAMIATGGEYLFRERYDEATRNNVIQFLAFDADNPSSIYSCIAVARRSARAVRTAITREMWEAINDAWLDLRRYKNEKLSPRQLTEFLDGVKAACLKFDGSAFRTMLRTDAHAFFRLGTYIERGDATARILDVKYHVLLPETDPVGGGLDYFQWSSILRGASALTAYQWVFRDSLRPWRVAELLTLRKELPRSIANCAKFTLDFLDDLANDYGRQGPSQRAGRAYHARLANSSVDAMYREGLHEFLQRAIRENNSLSETIEAQYLR, from the coding sequence ATGCTTCTGTCGCGCGTTGCCAACGACCTCTTTTGGCTCGCCCGCTACGCCGAACGCGCCGAGAACACCGCCCGCATCCTCGACGTCGCCTCCCGCCTCTCCGCGCTGCCCTCCACCTACGGCGGCACCACCAACGAGTGGGAATCGGCGATGATCGCCACCGGCGGCGAGTATCTCTTCCGCGAACGGTACGACGAAGCGACCCGCAACAACGTCATTCAGTTCCTCGCCTTCGATGCGGACAACCCGTCGTCGATCTACTCCTGCATCGCCGTCGCCCGGCGCTCCGCCCGCGCGGTGCGCACCGCCATCACGCGCGAGATGTGGGAGGCGATCAACGACGCCTGGCTCGACCTGCGCCGCTACAAGAACGAGAAATTGTCGCCCCGCCAGCTGACCGAGTTCCTCGACGGGGTGAAGGCGGCGTGCCTGAAGTTCGACGGCTCGGCCTTCCGCACCATGCTGCGCACCGACGCGCACGCCTTCTTCCGCCTCGGCACCTACATCGAGCGCGGCGACGCCACCGCCCGCATCCTCGACGTGAAGTACCACGTGCTGCTGCCGGAGACGGACCCCGTCGGCGGCGGGCTGGACTATTTCCAGTGGTCCTCGATCCTGCGCGGCGCCTCGGCGCTGACGGCTTATCAGTGGGTCTTCCGCGACAGCTTGCGGCCCTGGCGCGTCGCCGAGCTCTTGACGTTGCGCAAAGAGCTGCCACGCTCCATCGCCAACTGCGCCAAGTTCACGCTCGACTTCCTGGACGATCTCGCCAACGATTACGGGCGCCAGGGCCCCTCGCAGCGAGCCGGCCGCGCCTATCACGCCAGGCTCGCCAACTCGTCGGTCGACGCCATGTATCGGGAGGGGCTGCACGAATTCCTGCAGCGGGCGATCCGGGAGAACAACTCGCTGTCCGAGACCATCGAAGCCCAGTACCTGCGCTAG
- the nuoG gene encoding NADH-quinone oxidoreductase subunit NuoG, translating into MANLIIDGEEIEVPDHYTLLQACEAAGAEIPRFCFHERLSIAGNCRMCLVQVVGGPPKPVASCAMGVKDLRPGRDGTPPTINTNTEFVKKAREGVMEFLLINHPLDCPICDQGGECDLQDQAMAYGVSGSRFAENKRAVEDKHIGPLVKTIMNRCIQCTRCVRFVTEVAGVPDLGAIGRGEDMEITTYLESAMRSELQGNVIDLCPVGALTSKPYAFQARPWELTKTETIDAMDAVGSNIRVDVRGREVMRILPRTNDAVNEEWISDKSRFVWDGLKTQRLDRPYVKENGRLRPASWREAFRAIAAKVEASPKDRIAALGGELATAEELFALKDLMGRLGVASVDCRTDGVPLDPAVGRASYLFNPTIAGLAEADAVLIIGANPRWDAPIVNTRLRQAWVRNRARIGLIGERVDLTYPYQYLGAGGATLKDLGDFRDVLANAERPVVIIGQAALTREDGAAALAAAAQLAQDVGAVKDGWNGFGVLHTAASRVGGLDVGCVPGPGGKTGKEILTAGRSFDLDVLFLMGVDEMDERNLEAPFVVYIGTHGDRGAHIADVILPGAAYTEKSGTYVNMEGRPQRLTRAAFAPGDAREDWAILRALSAELGARLPYDNFAALHRAMVDNAPFLGLYDRLAPADPAAVGALTGAAGGIDDAPFINPMRQFHLTNPIARASKVMAECAKLWAEEQFVSVAAE; encoded by the coding sequence ATGGCCAATCTGATCATCGACGGTGAAGAGATCGAGGTGCCCGATCACTACACGCTGCTCCAGGCGTGCGAGGCGGCCGGCGCCGAGATCCCCCGCTTCTGTTTCCACGAGCGGCTGTCGATCGCGGGCAACTGCCGGATGTGTCTGGTGCAGGTGGTCGGCGGGCCGCCCAAGCCGGTGGCGTCCTGCGCGATGGGCGTCAAGGACCTGCGCCCCGGCCGCGACGGCACCCCGCCGACGATCAACACCAACACCGAGTTCGTGAAGAAGGCGCGGGAAGGGGTGATGGAGTTCCTCCTCATCAACCACCCGCTCGACTGTCCGATCTGCGACCAGGGCGGCGAATGCGACCTGCAGGACCAGGCGATGGCCTACGGCGTCTCCGGCTCCCGCTTCGCCGAGAACAAGCGCGCCGTCGAGGACAAGCACATCGGCCCGCTGGTCAAGACGATCATGAACCGGTGCATCCAGTGCACCCGGTGCGTGCGCTTCGTGACCGAGGTGGCGGGGGTGCCCGACCTCGGCGCCATCGGCCGCGGCGAGGACATGGAGATCACCACCTACCTCGAGAGCGCGATGCGTTCCGAGCTGCAAGGCAACGTGATCGACCTCTGCCCGGTCGGCGCGCTGACCTCCAAGCCCTACGCCTTCCAGGCCCGCCCGTGGGAGCTGACCAAGACCGAGACGATCGACGCGATGGACGCCGTCGGCTCCAACATCCGGGTCGACGTGCGCGGCCGCGAGGTGATGCGCATCCTGCCGCGCACCAACGACGCGGTGAACGAGGAGTGGATCTCCGACAAGTCGCGCTTCGTCTGGGACGGCCTCAAGACCCAGCGGCTCGACCGCCCCTACGTGAAGGAGAACGGCCGGCTGCGCCCCGCCTCCTGGCGCGAGGCGTTCAGGGCCATCGCCGCCAAGGTCGAGGCGTCGCCCAAGGACCGCATCGCCGCGCTCGGCGGCGAGCTGGCGACCGCCGAGGAGCTGTTCGCGCTGAAGGACCTGATGGGGCGCCTGGGCGTCGCCTCGGTCGACTGCCGGACCGACGGCGTGCCGCTGGACCCGGCCGTCGGCCGCGCCTCCTACCTCTTCAATCCGACGATCGCCGGCCTGGCGGAGGCGGACGCGGTGCTGATCATCGGCGCCAACCCGCGCTGGGACGCGCCGATCGTCAACACCAGACTGCGCCAGGCGTGGGTCCGCAACCGGGCCAGGATCGGCCTGATCGGCGAGCGCGTGGACCTCACCTATCCCTACCAGTACCTCGGTGCCGGCGGCGCGACGCTGAAGGACCTCGGCGACTTCCGTGACGTGCTGGCGAACGCCGAGCGCCCGGTCGTCATCATCGGCCAGGCCGCGCTGACCCGCGAGGACGGGGCGGCTGCGCTGGCGGCCGCCGCGCAGCTGGCGCAGGACGTCGGCGCGGTCAAGGACGGGTGGAACGGCTTCGGCGTCCTGCACACGGCGGCCTCGCGCGTCGGCGGGCTCGACGTCGGCTGCGTTCCGGGTCCCGGCGGCAAGACCGGCAAGGAGATCCTCACCGCGGGCCGCTCGTTCGACCTCGACGTCCTCTTCCTCATGGGCGTCGACGAGATGGACGAGCGCAATCTCGAGGCGCCGTTCGTCGTCTACATCGGCACCCACGGGGATCGCGGTGCGCACATCGCCGACGTGATCCTCCCGGGCGCGGCCTATACCGAGAAGTCGGGCACCTACGTCAACATGGAAGGGCGGCCGCAGCGGCTGACCCGCGCGGCCTTCGCACCGGGCGACGCGCGCGAGGACTGGGCGATCCTGCGCGCCCTGTCGGCCGAGCTGGGCGCCCGGCTCCCTTACGACAATTTCGCCGCGCTGCACCGCGCGATGGTGGACAACGCGCCCTTCCTGGGTCTCTACGACCGTCTCGCACCGGCCGACCCCGCCGCCGTCGGCGCGCTGACCGGGGCTGCCGGCGGGATCGACGATGCGCCGTTCATCAACCCGATGCGGCAGTTCCATCTGACGAACCCGATCGCCCGCGCCTCCAAGGTGATGGCCGAGTGCGCCAAGCTGTGGGCCGAGGAACAATTCGTCAGCGTGGCGGCCGAATAG
- a CDS encoding TerC family protein, with product MELLTDPAVWASFATLVVLEIVLGVDNVIFISIVSNRLPEAQRGKARRIGLIGALVLRILLLASIAWIVSLSQPFVEIGGFGLSWRDVILIAGGLFLIYKAATEIHAEVEGEEHHEAAGAVRAGMASVIGQIMLLDLVFSIDSVITAVGVADHLEVMVAAVVIAVAVMMVAAGPIAAFVARHPSTKMLALAFLVMIGMALVADGLHYHIERGFIYAAMVFGGFVEVLNLLRGRGVKRLRGI from the coding sequence ATGGAGCTTTTGACCGACCCCGCCGTGTGGGCGAGCTTTGCCACACTCGTCGTCCTCGAGATCGTGCTCGGGGTCGACAACGTGATATTCATTTCCATCGTATCGAACCGCCTGCCGGAGGCGCAGCGCGGCAAGGCGCGCCGCATCGGCCTCATCGGCGCGCTGGTGCTGCGGATCCTGCTGCTGGCGTCGATCGCCTGGATCGTGTCGCTGTCGCAGCCGTTCGTCGAGATCGGCGGGTTCGGCCTGTCCTGGCGTGACGTGATCCTGATCGCGGGCGGCCTCTTCCTGATCTACAAGGCCGCCACCGAGATCCATGCCGAGGTCGAGGGCGAGGAGCACCACGAGGCGGCCGGTGCAGTGCGGGCCGGCATGGCGAGCGTGATCGGCCAGATCATGCTGCTCGACCTCGTCTTCTCGATCGATTCGGTGATCACGGCCGTCGGCGTCGCGGACCACCTGGAGGTGATGGTCGCGGCCGTCGTCATCGCGGTGGCGGTGATGATGGTGGCGGCCGGGCCCATCGCCGCGTTCGTCGCGCGCCACCCGTCGACCAAGATGCTGGCGCTCGCCTTTCTGGTGATGATCGGCATGGCGCTGGTGGCCGACGGCCTACACTATCACATCGAGCGTGGCTTCATTTACGCGGCGATGGTGTTCGGCGGCTTCGTCGAGGTGTTGAACCTGCTGCGGGGCCGCGGTGTGAAGCGGCTGCGCGGTATCTGA